In Janibacter alkaliphilus, the following proteins share a genomic window:
- a CDS encoding glycerophosphodiester phosphodiesterase family protein yields the protein MAASRPARDFAYFAEQTPVGLAHRGGATYAPNVGRENTMAAFAAAVEMGYRYLETDVHATADGRLVAFHDDVLDRVTDATGALAELPWQEVSRARINGTEPVPLLEELLETFPEARLNIDVKAPAAVRPLVETIRAHDAVERVCVGSFSDRRLRAVRRALGPGLATSAGPAGVAGMKLLPGALTRLLHSPAQALQIPVTHPVAGRPVTLVLPRIVEAAHRLGKHVHVWTIDSAEEMHRLLDLGVDGIVSDRIDTLRDVLAARGTPLTPPNPQPPDTPTP from the coding sequence GTGGCTGCGTCACGACCGGCGAGGGACTTCGCCTACTTCGCCGAGCAGACCCCGGTCGGCCTGGCCCACCGGGGCGGGGCGACGTACGCCCCCAACGTCGGCCGGGAAAACACCATGGCCGCCTTCGCCGCCGCGGTGGAGATGGGCTACCGGTACCTCGAGACCGACGTGCACGCCACCGCCGACGGGCGGCTGGTCGCCTTCCACGACGACGTGCTGGACCGGGTGACCGACGCCACCGGCGCGCTCGCCGAGCTGCCGTGGCAGGAGGTGTCCCGGGCGCGGATCAACGGCACCGAGCCGGTGCCGTTGCTCGAGGAGCTGCTGGAGACCTTCCCCGAGGCGCGGCTGAACATCGACGTCAAGGCCCCGGCCGCGGTGCGGCCGCTGGTGGAGACGATCCGGGCGCACGACGCCGTCGAGCGGGTGTGCGTGGGCTCCTTCAGCGACCGCCGGCTGCGGGCGGTGCGCCGGGCGCTGGGGCCCGGGCTGGCGACCTCGGCCGGCCCGGCCGGGGTGGCCGGGATGAAGCTGCTGCCCGGCGCGCTGACCCGGCTGCTGCACTCCCCCGCCCAGGCGCTGCAGATCCCGGTGACCCACCCGGTCGCCGGACGCCCGGTGACGCTGGTGCTGCCGCGGATCGTCGAGGCCGCGCACCGGCTGGGCAAGCACGTGCACGTGTGGACGATCGACTCGGCCGAGGAGATGCACCGGCTGCTCGACCTCGGCGTGGACGGGATCGTCAGCGACCGGATCGACACCCTGCGCGACGTGCTCGCCGCACGCGGCACCCCCCTGACACCCCCAAACCCCCAACCCCCTGACACCCCAACCCCCTAG
- a CDS encoding glycoside hydrolase family 13 protein produces MTSLHEASPATSPWWRDAVGYQVYPRSWADGDGDGTGDLAGIAARLPHLRDLGVDAVWFSPFYRSPQHDAGYDVADYRDIDPLFGSLADADALIAEAHELGLRIVVDLVPNHTSEEHAWFQAALAAAPGSPERARYIFRDGRGDDGGEPPNNWQSVFGGRAWTRVTEADGRPGQWYLHLFDSSQPDLDWQNQQVREEFHAIIRFWLDRGVDGFRVDVAHGLVKAEGLPDYDHRERMLAENDSSASPYWDQDGVHEIYRGWREVLDSYAGDDRIMVAEAWVTPSERAVLYVRGDEFHQAFNFDFLETPWDAARLREAIADSLRANDSVGAPATWVLSNHDVVRHASRLGLDQSRPRPNGITADDPQPDAELGLRRARAATMLMLGLPGAAYLYQGEELGLPEHTSLPAQVRQDPTFHRTDGAETGRDGCRVPMPWEKGAPAHGFNDTGETWLPQPEVYGELAVDQQVGVPGSTLELYRELLALRRERRLGLGGLEQVDGLGDDVIAYRSLGPDAPATLVLVNLGEQPVALPEGARVLVSSEPLGEPAGGDPVLVPTDVAVWAEQPAD; encoded by the coding sequence ATGACGTCCCTGCACGAGGCCTCCCCCGCCACCTCCCCGTGGTGGCGCGATGCCGTCGGCTACCAGGTCTACCCCCGCTCCTGGGCCGACGGTGACGGCGACGGCACCGGCGATCTCGCCGGCATCGCCGCCCGGCTGCCGCACCTGCGCGACCTCGGCGTCGACGCGGTGTGGTTCTCCCCCTTCTACCGCTCGCCGCAGCACGACGCGGGCTACGACGTCGCCGACTACCGGGACATCGACCCGCTCTTCGGCTCGCTCGCCGACGCCGACGCGCTCATCGCCGAGGCGCACGAGCTCGGGCTGCGGATCGTCGTCGACCTCGTGCCCAACCACACCTCCGAGGAGCACGCCTGGTTCCAGGCGGCGCTGGCCGCGGCCCCGGGCAGCCCGGAGCGGGCCCGGTACATCTTCCGCGACGGGCGTGGCGACGACGGCGGGGAGCCGCCGAACAACTGGCAGTCGGTCTTCGGCGGGCGCGCCTGGACCCGGGTCACCGAGGCCGACGGCCGACCCGGCCAGTGGTACCTGCACCTCTTCGACTCCAGCCAGCCGGACCTGGACTGGCAGAACCAGCAGGTCCGGGAGGAGTTCCACGCGATCATCCGCTTCTGGCTGGACCGCGGCGTCGACGGCTTCCGGGTGGACGTCGCGCACGGGCTGGTCAAGGCCGAGGGCCTGCCCGACTACGACCACCGCGAGCGGATGCTCGCCGAGAACGACTCCTCGGCCTCCCCGTACTGGGACCAGGACGGGGTGCACGAGATCTACCGCGGCTGGCGCGAGGTGCTCGACAGCTACGCCGGGGACGACCGGATCATGGTCGCCGAGGCGTGGGTGACCCCCAGCGAGCGCGCGGTGCTCTACGTGCGCGGCGACGAGTTCCACCAGGCGTTCAACTTCGACTTCCTCGAGACCCCGTGGGACGCGGCCCGGCTGCGGGAGGCGATCGCCGACTCGCTGCGGGCCAACGACTCGGTCGGCGCGCCGGCGACCTGGGTGCTGAGCAACCACGACGTCGTGCGGCACGCCAGCCGCCTCGGCCTGGACCAGAGCCGGCCGCGCCCGAACGGGATCACCGCGGACGACCCGCAGCCGGACGCCGAGCTCGGGCTGCGCCGGGCCCGAGCGGCGACGATGCTCATGCTCGGCCTGCCCGGCGCCGCCTACCTCTACCAGGGCGAGGAGCTCGGGCTGCCGGAGCACACCAGCCTGCCGGCGCAGGTGCGTCAGGACCCCACCTTCCACCGCACCGACGGGGCCGAGACCGGCCGGGACGGCTGCCGGGTGCCGATGCCGTGGGAGAAGGGGGCACCCGCCCACGGCTTCAACGACACCGGCGAGACCTGGCTGCCGCAGCCGGAGGTCTACGGCGAGCTCGCCGTGGACCAGCAGGTCGGCGTGCCCGGCTCGACGCTGGAGCTCTACCGCGAGCTGCTGGCGCTGCGCCGCGAGCGCCGGCTCGGCCTCGGCGGGCTGGAGCAGGTCGACGGCCTCGGCGACGACGTCATCGCCTACCGCTCGCTGGGCCCGGACGCTCCGGCCACCCTCGTGCTGGTCAACCTCGGCGAGCAGCCGGTGGCGCTGCCCGAGGGGGCGCGGGTGCTGGTCTCCTCGGAGCCGCTGGGCGAGCCGGCCGGGGGCGACCCGGTGCTCGTGCCCACCGACGTCGCGGTGTGGGCCGAGCAGCCCGCGGACTAG